The genomic stretch AGGTTTTTGGCACTGTTGAAGCGGTAAAGACCGTTTCCGACCTGTTTTTGCCATTGAGCGGGGAAATCGTCGAGTTCAATGAGGCATTGGAGGACGAGCCTGAAAAAGTGAACTCCGATCCCTATGGAGATGGTTGGATGGTAAAAATTAAACTAAGCGAGCCTTCTGAAGTGGAAGAGCTAATGAGTGCCGAGGATTACAAGGCATTGATCGGTGCTTAAGCAAAACCTATATACCATATTGTTTATAAGCTGGGCAGTGATCATAACAATGCTCAGCTTATTTTCTTTCTCGGACATGGACTTGGACACCGGAGGGCTAAATATTCCGTACGCCGATAAAATCACCCATTTTACATTTTATTTGGTGTTCGCCGTAATGGGGTGCCTAACTTTACGGGAGAGGACCATGGGCAAGCTGGAATTGGGCAAGGCCTTGATTATTGTTCTGATTTTCGCTATATTATATGGAATACTGATCGAAGTATTGCAGTATAGCCTCACAACCGATAGAATGGCCGAGTTCGGCGACGTTATGGCAAATACTCTGGGAGCATTTGCAGGAATTGGACTGATTCGGTGGGTTTTTTCCAAGAAAAACCCGTTAAAATGGAAATTTTAATTGTTTATTTAACCAATTAATAATTAAATTAGCAAACACTAAATTTAGAAAAGGAGAAAAAGGATGGAACCAAAAAAGAACCCGAAAGCAGACGTAGGAAGAAACAGCACGCTATACTTTGTTATAGGACTTGCTGCTGTTTTGGCATTGGTCTACGGAGCCATGGAGTGGAAAAAGTACGATAAGGCCAGCGATTACGACATTTCTATGAATGTTGAAGATCAATTGGACGAGGAAGTGCCGATGACCGAACAAATCAAAACTCCACCGCCACCACCGCCACCTGCAGCCCCCGAAGTTATCGAGGTTGTAGAAGATGAAGAGGAAGTAGAGGAAACAGTGATCGAGTCCACCGAAACTAGCCAAGAGGAAGAGGTAATCGAAATCGAGGAAGTAGAAGTGGAAGAAGTGGAAGAGGATATTTCGGTCCCTTTTGCGGTTATCGAGGATGTTCCAATATTTCCTGGCTGTGAAAACGCCAAGGATAAGAAAGCCTGTTTCCAAGAGCAAATGCAAAATCATATCCGTAAAAACTTCCGTTACCCGGAAATTGCCCAAGAAATGGGAGTTCAAGGTAGGGTAAGTGTTATTTTCGTTATCCAAAAAGATGGAAGTATCGGAAATATTAGAATGCGCGGACCGGACAAAAACTTGGAGGCAGAGGCAATGCGTATCATCCAAAAATTACCTAAAATGACTCCTGGAAAGCAGAGAGGAAGACCGGTAAAGGTACCTTTCAGTATTCCGATCACATTTAAGCTTCAGTAAAATTTATATATAAATTCCTGTTGAGGCAGGAATGGAAAAAGCCCTGATGGAAACGTCAGGGCTTTTTTTATGGAATTATCATCAAGAATCATAAAACTTTAGCTTTGGTTGCAAAAGATATGCACTGGCGTTATCTTTGCCAGTCAATATAGATGTGGATGAAATCTGCTGTAGGTTCCGTAAAAAATAATACCCTTTCCATAGTACTTTCCGATTTTAAGGAGATTACCAAGGCCAAACTGGCCGTAAGCGTGGTTTTCTCCTCGATTGCAGGGTATTTTTTGGGCGCCTACCAGGTCGATTTGGTCTCCCTGTTGTTATTGATGTTCGGAGGATACTGCATGGTCGGGGCTTCAAATGCCTATAACCAGATAATAGAAAAGGACCTCGACGCTTTAATGAAGCGTACCCGAAATAGGCCCATTCCATCTGGTAGGATGAGTGTTAGGACCGCACTGATCATAGCCGTGACTTTGACGGTGCTCGGTGTATTGGCCTTGCTTGCGCTAAGCCCTAAAACGGCAATGTTCGGCGCCATATCCATTTTTTTGTACACCAGCGTTTATACGCCGTTAAAAACAAAATCACCGCTTGCGGTGTTTGTCGGGGCATTTCCCGGAGCCATACCGTTTATGTTGGGTTGGGTGGCGGCCACCGACGATTTTGGCATAGAGCCCGGAACCTTGTTCATGATCCAGTTTTTTTGGCAGTTTCCGCACTTTTGGGCACTCGGTTGGATGTTGGACGAGGACTACAAACAGGCCGGTTTTAAAATGTTGCCCACAGGAAATAAGGATAAAGGAACGGCACTTCAAATTATTCTGTACACCATTTGGATGATAGTCATCTCCATTGTGCCCGTTTTTGGTTTTACCGGTAGGCTACATCTTTCCATTCCCGCAGCGGTCATTGTATTGTTGTCTGGATTGGTCATGTTGTTTTTTGCCTTCAAGCTCTATGAAAACAGGGACAATGCCTCGGCCAGAAAATTGATGTTGGCCAGTGTCACCTATATATCATTGATTCAGGTCGTTTACGTATTAGATAAGTTTATAAGTTAAAATGGATTTAACCCAAGGAACAGTAGAGGAAAAGAACAGAAGGGCAAAAAAAATGATGCTCTGGTTCGGTATTGTGAGTTTGATCATGGGATTTGCCGGCTGGACGAGTGCCTATATCGTAAGTAGCAAAAGGGAGGATTGGGTAAGTGATTTGGAACTGCCAAGTGCGTTCTTTATCAGTACCGCAATGATCATCCTGAGCAGTATCACCTATTTTTTGGCCAAGAAATCCGTTGCGAATAACAATCAAAAGAACGGGACGGTGTTTTTGCTCATCACCTTGGCACTGGGAATCACCTTTATATCATTGCAATTTGTAGGATTTTCACAAATGTTGGAAAACGGTTATTACTTTACCGGACCCACCAGTAATATAAAAATGTCCTACGTATTTTTGATCGCTGCCGTGCACATAGCGCACGTAGTGGCAGGATTGATTTCCCTTTTAGTGGTAATAGTGCAGCAAGCAAGAAAGAAATATACCCCCGATAATATGTTGGGCATGGAGTTGGGAGCCACATTTTGGCATTTTTTGGATTTTATTTGGGTATATCTAATTCTATTTATGTATTTCGTGAAATAAAACAGGATTGGCGCAGTTTTCGATCAAGTTTGTCTTTTACAATACATCAAAAAATGTAAATTTGTGAAAGTTTTAATAAAACGACCTTTTATATGGATGCAACGGTAAGTACCGGTACAGAAGACAGCGTTTGGGGAGGCGGAAATAAGCCCCTGGGCGCTAGCTATGGAAAAATGATGATGTGGTTTTTTATCATGTCGGATGCCTTGACCTTTTCTGGGTTCTTGGTAGCCTATGGTTTCTCAAGATTTAAGTTTATAGAGGTATGGCCCATTGCCGATGAGGTGTTTACCCACGTGCCCTTTTTCCATGGGAACTATCCTATGTATTATGTGGCATTTATGACCTTTATTTTGATTATGTCTTCCGTGACCATGGTATTGGCAGTGGATGCAGGCCATAAGATGAAACAGAAAAGTGTTATCCTGTACATGTTCCTTACCATTATCGGTGGTGCCATATTCGTTGGCTCACAGGCTTGGGAATGGGCAACTTTTATAAAAGGGGATTTCGGAGCGGTAGAGACCAATTCAGGAAGAATCCTTCAGTTTGTGGATGCGGAAACTGGCGAAAGGGCTGCTTTGGCGGACTTTGCCAAAACCTTGCCCGAAGAAAGGGTGAAGCACGCTGCAAGCGAGGGAATCTGGTTCCAAAGTGAAGGCTATCAAACATCATACTCCTTAAATGAGGTAGTTGAGGGCTTTAAGGCAACGCCAAATATCCTAATTCGAACAGAACAACTCAACGAAGAAGGGGAAAAAACCCTTTTGGACAGGAAAGAATCGCTTTCAAAAATATTGGAGGCCAACCAAGTGGTGGAAGGTGCAAACCTTATCCACAACGAATACGGACATAGATTGTTCGCCGATTTCTTCTTCTTTATTACTGGGTTCCACGGTTTCCACGTATTCTCGGGAGTAGTGATCAACGTCATTATCTTCTTTAATGTGATCTTGGGCACCTACGAGCGAAGAGGACATTATGAAATGGTAGAAAAAGTTGGACTGTACTGGCACTTTGTGGATTTGGTATGGGTATTCGTATTTACATTCTTTTATTTGGTATAAAAAACATTGACGATACATGGCACACGAGCATAAATTAGAGATTTTCAGAGGACTTGTAAAATTCAAGTCGAACACCCAAAAAATTTGGGGAGTACTTATTTTCCTTTCCATTGTTACAACAGTGGAAGTTGCATTGGGTATCATAAA from Flagellimonas oceani encodes the following:
- a CDS encoding VanZ family protein produces the protein MLSLFSFSDMDLDTGGLNIPYADKITHFTFYLVFAVMGCLTLRERTMGKLELGKALIIVLIFAILYGILIEVLQYSLTTDRMAEFGDVMANTLGAFAGIGLIRWVFSKKNPLKWKF
- a CDS encoding cytochrome c oxidase subunit 3: MDATVSTGTEDSVWGGGNKPLGASYGKMMMWFFIMSDALTFSGFLVAYGFSRFKFIEVWPIADEVFTHVPFFHGNYPMYYVAFMTFILIMSSVTMVLAVDAGHKMKQKSVILYMFLTIIGGAIFVGSQAWEWATFIKGDFGAVETNSGRILQFVDAETGERAALADFAKTLPEERVKHAASEGIWFQSEGYQTSYSLNEVVEGFKATPNILIRTEQLNEEGEKTLLDRKESLSKILEANQVVEGANLIHNEYGHRLFADFFFFITGFHGFHVFSGVVINVIIFFNVILGTYERRGHYEMVEKVGLYWHFVDLVWVFVFTFFYLV
- the gcvH gene encoding glycine cleavage system protein GcvH, producing MNIPSELKYTKDHEWVKIDGDIATVGITDFAQSELGDIVYVEVETLDETLDKEEVFGTVEAVKTVSDLFLPLSGEIVEFNEALEDEPEKVNSDPYGDGWMVKIKLSEPSEVEELMSAEDYKALIGA
- a CDS encoding cytochrome c oxidase subunit 3, which translates into the protein MDLTQGTVEEKNRRAKKMMLWFGIVSLIMGFAGWTSAYIVSSKREDWVSDLELPSAFFISTAMIILSSITYFLAKKSVANNNQKNGTVFLLITLALGITFISLQFVGFSQMLENGYYFTGPTSNIKMSYVFLIAAVHIAHVVAGLISLLVVIVQQARKKYTPDNMLGMELGATFWHFLDFIWVYLILFMYFVK
- a CDS encoding energy transducer TonB, which produces MEPKKNPKADVGRNSTLYFVIGLAAVLALVYGAMEWKKYDKASDYDISMNVEDQLDEEVPMTEQIKTPPPPPPPAAPEVIEVVEDEEEVEETVIESTETSQEEEVIEIEEVEVEEVEEDISVPFAVIEDVPIFPGCENAKDKKACFQEQMQNHIRKNFRYPEIAQEMGVQGRVSVIFVIQKDGSIGNIRMRGPDKNLEAEAMRIIQKLPKMTPGKQRGRPVKVPFSIPITFKLQ
- the cyoE gene encoding heme o synthase, giving the protein MKSAVGSVKNNTLSIVLSDFKEITKAKLAVSVVFSSIAGYFLGAYQVDLVSLLLLMFGGYCMVGASNAYNQIIEKDLDALMKRTRNRPIPSGRMSVRTALIIAVTLTVLGVLALLALSPKTAMFGAISIFLYTSVYTPLKTKSPLAVFVGAFPGAIPFMLGWVAATDDFGIEPGTLFMIQFFWQFPHFWALGWMLDEDYKQAGFKMLPTGNKDKGTALQIILYTIWMIVISIVPVFGFTGRLHLSIPAAVIVLLSGLVMLFFAFKLYENRDNASARKLMLASVTYISLIQVVYVLDKFIS